Part of the Halomarina litorea genome is shown below.
GGAGGTGGGCATCGCGCTGGTCGCCTCACGCGCCGTGGCCCGGGTGAGCGGGCGCGTCCTCCCCGTGGGGCGCGCCCGCGCCGAGTGAGCCGACGCGTCCGACCGGTGACCCGGACCTAGACGAGTACTAGGGGACGGGAAATCCCTCTGTGGATTCCGCACCCTACCACGGACAGCGATCATCAGTCGTCACGTTATCGTAGCGACAACTTCGGAGGCGCTCACGAACCCGGTCGAAACGACGCCGTCCGGCACGTTTCCGGCCCGGCGCTGACGAGCCGCCTCGACTCACACCACAGCCACACGACCATGGACCCCCACACCCCGTCGGGGTCGCCCGACTACGGCACGGTGCGTGCGACCCTGCGCGACCTGAACGGGTCGTTCGACGAACTGGCCTGCCGGACGCTCGCCTGTCCGGGCACCCTCTCCGCGCGGGCGGGCCTCCTCGGCGGCGAGGAGTGTCGGCGGGGCGGCCCGTCCTGACCCGTCAGGACTCGCCGCCGTCGGACAGTCCCGGTGTCGGACGGGAGGCCACCAGCTATTCCCCGGCGTCCCGGGTATCGGGCCCATGGTCAGCCTCTCGTCGCTTCTCGTCGGCGCGGCGTCGACCGGGGTCTCGCTCCTGGCCGATGCCCCGGCCGGCCGGATGCCGGCGGGACACAACGGCCCCTGGAACGACGACGTCACCCCGCTTCGGAACACGGGCCACTGGTCGACGCTGTTCTTCGAGGCCTACGACCGGACGGGCGACGAACGCTACCGGGAGGCCGCCGTCGACTGCGTCGAGTACCTCTGTCGGGACGCGGCCCGCCCGGAAGGCTACACCTTCCACCACCGCGACGAACCCGGCAAGGACCGCTGTAACGGGCTGGTCGGGCAGGGGTGGTCGATCGAGGCGCTGGCGATCGCCGACCGCTACCTCGACTCCGACACCCCCCGAGCGGTCGCCGAGGAAGTGTTCTGTCTCCACCCCGTCGACGCGGAGACGGGCCTCTGGCGGACGGTCGAGGTGGACGGCACCGTCGGGTCGTCGTTCGGCATCGTCAACCAACAGCTCTGGTTCGCGGCCGCGGGGTCGCTGCTCTGTCGCGACGGCGGCGCGCCCGAGGTACGCCGGCGGGTCTCGCGGTTCCTGGACGGCCTCTCGGACCTCGTCCGGACCTACCACGGCGGCCTCGTCTACCACGGCGGGTACCCCTACGGCGACGCGCAGTTTCTCGGCCAGCGCGTCGGGTCGCGCCTGTGGGGGAACGCCGACCGCCTCGAGGTGCTCGCGCGGGGCTACCACTCGTTCAACCTCTACGCGCTGGCGATACTGAAGCGGTCGTTCCCGGACCACCCGGTCTGGTCGTCGGACCTCGTCGAGACGCTCCTCGCGCCCGTCGAGAGCGTCCCGTACCGGAACGGGGTGGCCGACAACGTCTACGCCTTCGGCTACAACCCCACCGGCTTCGAGGTGGCGTTCGCACTGGAGGTGTTCCGCGACGAGACCGACACCTTCTGGGTGGACGAGCAGTTCCGCCGGTGTTACGACCCGGCGACGGGCCTGCTCTCGGAGGGGTGGGACCCCGAGACGCTCTCGGCGCGCCTCTATCAGGCGACGCGACTCGCGGACCGCGAGGTGTCGCTCGCGGGCAGTGGGGCGACGGGAGACGCGGGGAGCGGGCGGGCCGCCCGCCTATTCGGCCGACGTTGACGCGTTACGGGACGACAGTCTCTATTCCGTGGTTCGCAGCGACGGCGACCAGTTCGCGGTCCGCACAGACGAACTGGAGGTCTTCGACACTCTCCGCGAGGTCGAGAGCCGTGGCGAGTTGCAGGCTATCGAGCGTCCTGAGGTCGTCGACCAGGACGAGGTCGAGCGACCGTTCCTGTGGGACGTCGGCGAGCGGGACGATGACGAACTCGTCGAGCGCTTCGGCGAAGAACGCACCCACGAGTCCCTCCATCTCCACCTCGGTGAGCTCCCCCCGGTTGTGTTTCCTCCGGAAGGCGGAGGCGGCTTCGACGACGGACAGCGAGGAGATGACGACGTGGTTCCTCTCGGCGTCGAGGATTCGGTCTATCGTCTCGGTCCCCGGTTCCTCGTGGTAGCGCTTCACCAGCGCCGACGTATCGAGGAAGTACTCGCCCATTACACCCGCTCGTCGCGGTCCTCGATGACGACGTCTGCGAGCGACGTGTCGTCCGCGGTGGCCGTGCGGAGCGCTTTCACGTCACCTCCCCCATGCGCGTCGACGAATTCCCGCATCCGCGTTCGGAGGCCCGCGGTACCGGCTTTCCGCCGCAGGTGTTCGCCGAGGAACTCGATGTCGTCGGAACGACTCATACCCGTAGTTCGTCCGTCCTCGCTGATAAGGGTTCGTCGCGGGGAGCGGGCGGGCCGCCCGCCTATTCGGCCGACGCTGATGGGCGGAACGCGCTCGCGAGGTCGCGGACGCCCTCGCGGAGCGTCCACTCCGTCTCGTAGCCCGTCTCCGCGATGCGGTCGAAGTTGACGTGGTAGGAGGGGCCGGGGTGTTCGTCCTCGAGGTAGGTCACGTCGACGGGCGCGACCTCCTCGCTGACGAGTTCCGCGATATCGGCTATCTGGAAGTTGCCCTCGTTGGAGCCGACGTTGTAGACGACGCGGTCCCAGTCGTCGGGCGCGAGGGCGGCGTGGGCGTACGCGCGCGCCGCGTCTTTCACGTGGATGAACGGCCGCCAGTTCGACCCGTCGCCGTAGACGGTGAGCGCGCGGTCGGTCAGCGCGCGGAAGACGAACGTGTTGACGACGAGGTTGAACCGGACGCCGGGTGCGTCGCCGTAGTTCGTCGCCATCCGCAGGGCGGTGCCGTCGAAGCCGTACTCCTCCATCGCCTCGCGCAGGAGACCCTCGCCCTCGAACTTCGTCTCGGCGTAGGGGTTGATGGGGTCGGGGTCGACCGTCTCGTCTAAGTCCGTACTCGCCGCCCGCCCGTAGAGGTTACACGAGGAGGCGAAGACCACGTTGTCGACGCCCAGTTTCCCCGCGGCGGTGAGGACGTTCTCGGTGCCGTCGTGGTTGATGTCGAACGTCTCCTCGCGCCGGTCGTGCGTGCTCGACGCGCCCGTGACGGCCGCGAGGTGGACCACGGTGTCGCTCTCGCGCATCGCGCTCTCGACGTCGCCGTACTCGCGAACGTCGCCGCGGCGGAAGTCCACCGTCTCCGTGAGCGACCCCTTGAGCGACCGGGGAGAGCCGAGCGAGAGGTCGTCCATGACCGTGACCCGGTCGACCCGGTCGTCGCGGTCAAGCAGGGGGACGAGTTCGCTCCCGATGTAGCCCAGCCCACCGGTGACGAGGACCTCCATGGGATTACTCCGCGTCCCCGTCCTCGTCCTCGAGGGCGTCGGGGAGGAAGCGGTCCTCGTGGGCGACGATAGTGTCGCGGTAGCGATTGAGCACCTGCATCACGTCGTGCATGCCGGACTCGAAGTCCTGGCGCTGCTCGCCGATGAGGTCCATGTACCGCTGGTTCTCGATCTCCATCTGGTGGGTCTCGTCCTCGTCGCGGGGGTTCTCGACGTGCGCGACTTCGACGTCCATGTCGAACTCGTCGCCCACGTCGGCGATGGTCTCGGCGATGTCGACGATGGCGACGGGTCTGGTGACCTGGTTGTAGACGACGTGGTCGGCGGGGCGGTCGTCGACGTCGTCGACGGCGAGGCGCGCGAGACCCTCGACGGCGTCTTCCAGCGAGATGAACGGCTTCCGCTGTTCGCCCTTGCCGTAGACGGTGAGCGGATAGCCCGCGACGGCCTGCGCCGCGAAGCGGTGGGCGACGACGCC
Proteins encoded:
- a CDS encoding NAD-dependent epimerase/dehydratase family protein: MEVLVTGGLGYIGSELVPLLDRDDRVDRVTVMDDLSLGSPRSLKGSLTETVDFRRGDVREYGDVESAMRESDTVVHLAAVTGASSTHDRREETFDINHDGTENVLTAAGKLGVDNVVFASSCNLYGRAASTDLDETVDPDPINPYAETKFEGEGLLREAMEEYGFDGTALRMATNYGDAPGVRFNLVVNTFVFRALTDRALTVYGDGSNWRPFIHVKDAARAYAHAALAPDDWDRVVYNVGSNEGNFQIADIAELVSEEVAPVDVTYLEDEHPGPSYHVNFDRIAETGYETEWTLREGVRDLASAFRPSASAE
- a CDS encoding type II toxin-antitoxin system VapC family toxin → MGEYFLDTSALVKRYHEEPGTETIDRILDAERNHVVISSLSVVEAASAFRRKHNRGELTEVEMEGLVGAFFAEALDEFVIVPLADVPQERSLDLVLVDDLRTLDSLQLATALDLAESVEDLQFVCADRELVAVAANHGIETVVP